In one Agathobacter rectalis ATCC 33656 genomic region, the following are encoded:
- a CDS encoding type I restriction endonuclease subunit R: MPELESIIEQKLIEQLIYGDSQWTYRPDLKTEADLWNNFKYILEQNNKDRLDGEPLSDSEFEQVKNQLQFSTFYKAGEWLVGENGKVMVHVQRDTKKLHLVVMNHEHIAGGSSVYEVINQYSALKDDEDAASRDRRFDVTLMINGLPMIHIELKNRQHSYMEAFNQIKKYIGEGQFRGIFSAVQMFVISNGVDTKYFSAASDTELKKEFISGWVDRNNQPVSDYIDFAKNVLKIPQAHEMIARYTVLDNEAKRLILLRPYQIHAIEAIREASRTGKSGFVWHTTGSGKTLTSYKATRNLLMDIPALDKAIFLIDRKDLDEQTNTSFSSYSQNDSIDVDNTDNVTDLKNKLKSSDRQMIVTTIQKMQILISKRLKEGTAEYNRLRGLKIAFVVDECHRAVSPATKRIIERFFGKSLWFGFTGTPRFPENPYPLMGDLPRTTEELYGACLHKYTIQNAIHDNAVLGFQVEHDGPKGVTDETDSSRYENETHMLKVLEVILNKSYHKLGFQNGKGKTFEGLLTTSSISIAQKYYELLTRVKNGETPLKIDERIKQVLPDFPKFAITYSVTENEDGSQVNQEKMKQSLDDYNAMFDTKFDISQITSYNSNLNKRLSRKDPKYKSRNEQLDLVIVVDRLLTGFDAPCMSTIFIDRQPMGPHDLIQAFSRTNRIFDKKSKPYGQIVTFQAPVLFKKCVDDAVKLYSAGSTEDTPLIAEWDDVEPAFKKALAALRIAAQIPDDIPSMSDEEKLHFMKMFQSFDRLFAQLKSFSRYDESMLDDYGITEQEYIDYAGHYLNIKSEIGPEPGSDPVNPPVELEIDSDYELMAYSNTRIDYEYIINLIQNIVNPEEDGDITPEEKQKKIDEAKQYVEDLRKDNPKVADIMSHLINEIELDESRFKGKSILNIVENMKHECIEQVVSNFCLLWHADKDDVMYAATHYRNGVIPNESAIKASINYPEYKNTVEHALPKFKYYAKFFAELRSTLDDEIKPLV, from the coding sequence ATGCCGGAGTTGGAATCGATAATAGAGCAGAAATTGATTGAGCAGTTGATATATGGGGATTCGCAGTGGACGTACAGGCCAGATTTAAAGACAGAAGCGGATTTATGGAACAATTTTAAATATATTTTAGAGCAGAACAATAAGGACAGGCTGGATGGTGAGCCACTTTCTGATTCAGAGTTTGAGCAGGTAAAGAATCAGTTGCAGTTCTCAACATTTTATAAGGCTGGAGAGTGGCTGGTAGGCGAAAACGGCAAGGTCATGGTGCATGTACAGCGTGATACTAAGAAGCTTCATCTGGTTGTGATGAATCATGAGCATATTGCAGGTGGCAGCAGTGTGTATGAGGTTATAAATCAGTACAGTGCATTGAAGGATGATGAGGATGCCGCATCAAGAGACCGTAGATTTGATGTGACCTTGATGATAAACGGTCTTCCAATGATACATATTGAGCTGAAAAACAGACAGCATTCATATATGGAAGCATTCAATCAGATAAAGAAATACATTGGTGAAGGGCAGTTCAGGGGGATTTTTTCGGCTGTTCAGATGTTTGTTATAAGCAACGGTGTTGACACGAAGTATTTTTCTGCAGCAAGTGATACGGAGCTAAAGAAAGAATTTATCAGCGGATGGGTTGACAGGAACAATCAGCCGGTTTCTGATTATATTGATTTTGCAAAAAATGTCCTTAAGATTCCACAGGCACATGAGATGATTGCAAGATATACGGTTTTAGATAATGAGGCTAAGCGGCTTATTCTGCTTAGACCATATCAGATACATGCTATTGAGGCAATTCGTGAAGCATCACGAACAGGAAAGTCGGGATTTGTATGGCATACTACAGGCTCGGGAAAGACGCTTACATCATATAAGGCAACAAGAAATCTCCTTATGGATATTCCGGCGTTGGATAAGGCTATTTTCCTTATAGACAGGAAAGATCTTGATGAGCAGACAAATACGTCATTTAGTTCATATTCTCAGAATGATTCAATTGATGTGGATAATACTGATAATGTGACTGATTTGAAAAATAAACTTAAATCGTCTGACAGACAGATGATTGTTACTACAATTCAAAAGATGCAGATTCTCATTTCAAAGCGTCTGAAGGAGGGCACAGCAGAGTATAACAGGTTAAGAGGATTAAAAATAGCTTTTGTGGTGGATGAGTGTCACAGAGCTGTATCTCCGGCTACCAAGAGAATAATCGAACGCTTTTTTGGAAAGTCACTCTGGTTTGGCTTTACAGGAACACCACGTTTTCCGGAGAATCCTTATCCGTTGATGGGGGATTTGCCACGTACAACAGAGGAATTATACGGAGCATGTCTGCACAAATATACTATCCAGAATGCTATTCATGATAATGCTGTTTTGGGATTTCAAGTGGAGCACGATGGTCCAAAGGGTGTGACGGATGAGACTGACAGCAGCCGATATGAAAATGAGACGCATATGCTCAAGGTGCTTGAGGTTATTTTAAATAAGTCATATCATAAGCTGGGGTTTCAAAATGGAAAGGGCAAGACCTTTGAAGGACTTTTGACCACAAGTTCTATTTCGATTGCACAAAAATATTATGAGTTGCTCACAAGGGTGAAAAACGGAGAAACGCCATTAAAGATAGATGAACGCATAAAGCAGGTTTTACCGGACTTCCCTAAGTTTGCCATTACATACTCTGTGACTGAAAATGAGGACGGCTCGCAGGTCAATCAGGAGAAGATGAAGCAGTCTCTTGATGACTACAACGCTATGTTTGATACAAAGTTTGATATTTCACAGATTACTTCATACAATAGTAATCTAAATAAACGACTTTCTAGAAAAGATCCTAAGTATAAGAGCAGAAACGAACAGCTTGATCTGGTTATTGTTGTGGATCGTCTGCTCACAGGCTTTGATGCGCCATGCATGTCGACAATTTTTATTGACAGGCAGCCGATGGGACCTCACGATTTAATACAGGCCTTTTCCAGAACTAATCGTATTTTTGACAAAAAATCAAAGCCGTATGGACAGATTGTAACGTTTCAGGCACCGGTACTTTTCAAGAAATGTGTGGATGATGCTGTCAAGCTTTACTCTGCAGGAAGTACAGAGGATACACCGCTTATTGCAGAGTGGGATGATGTGGAGCCTGCTTTTAAAAAGGCGCTTGCGGCACTTAGAATTGCAGCTCAGATACCGGACGACATTCCGTCAATGTCAGATGAGGAGAAGCTTCATTTCATGAAGATGTTTCAGAGCTTTGACAGACTTTTTGCACAGCTTAAATCCTTCAGCAGATATGATGAAAGTATGCTTGATGATTATGGAATTACTGAACAGGAATATATAGACTATGCAGGTCATTACCTGAACATAAAAAGTGAGATTGGGCCAGAACCGGGATCGGACCCGGTTAATCCGCCAGTAGAACTGGAAATAGACTCAGATTATGAGCTTATGGCATACAGTAATACAAGGATTGATTATGAATATATCATCAATCTCATTCAGAATATCGTCAATCCTGAGGAGGATGGTGATATCACTCCTGAGGAAAAGCAAAAGAAGATTGATGAGGCAAAGCAGTATGTAGAGGATCTGCGTAAGGATAATCCAAAGGTTGCAGATATCATGTCACATCTGATTAATGAGATAGAGCTTGATGAGAGCAGATTTAAGGGCAAATCAATTCTAAACATTGTTGAAAATATGAAACATGAATGTATAGAACAGGTTGTGAGTAATTTCTGCCTGTTATGGCATGCAGACAAGGATGATGTAATGTATGCGGCAACACATTACCGCAATGGGGTTATCCCTAATGAGAGCGCCATAAAGGCATCTATTAATTATCCTGAGTACAAAAATACAGTGGAACATGCTTTACCTAAATTCAAGTACTATGCTAAGTTTTTTGCAGAGCTTAGGAGTACGCTGGATGACGAGATTAAGCCTTTAGTGTAA
- a CDS encoding aminoacyl-histidine dipeptidase, translated as MRVLTDLEPKNVFSFFEDICSIPHPSYKEEKISNYLVEFAKARGLEHYQDELHNVIIIKEASEGYEDVEPIILQGHMDMVCEKAPDCDKDMDEEGLDLLIDGDFISAKGTTLGGDDGIAVAYALAILDDDSLSHPRLEFVCTVCEEVGMEGATGIDVSMLKGKKLLNMDSEEEGVMLASCAGGCRADVKLPVERETVSGTKLTVSLSGLTGGHSGSEIDKGRGNANTLMSRLLRDASAPVAIASIDGGRKDNAIPRECTAQIIVAPDEAAAVKASIEQAAAEIAQEFKASDPDLKLTVSEETDCSESAISAKDSARVIALIEALPNGIIRMSREIDKLVETSLNLGVLKSDDAAVTLRYAVRSSVGVAKKSLKNQLVCIAGAFAAEVTFEGDYPAWEYKKDSKLREDMVRIFEEMYGKKPTVEAIHAGVECGLLSGKIEGLDCISMGPDMYDIHTTEERLSISSAKRSYEYILRVIACK; from the coding sequence ATGAGAGTATTAACAGATTTAGAGCCAAAGAACGTTTTTTCGTTTTTCGAGGATATATGCAGTATTCCTCATCCATCATACAAGGAAGAGAAAATCAGTAATTATCTGGTGGAGTTTGCAAAGGCAAGAGGCCTTGAGCATTACCAGGATGAGCTTCACAATGTGATAATCATAAAGGAAGCATCAGAAGGATATGAGGATGTGGAGCCAATCATACTGCAGGGGCACATGGATATGGTTTGCGAGAAGGCACCTGACTGTGATAAGGATATGGATGAGGAAGGCCTGGACCTTTTGATAGATGGTGATTTTATCTCGGCAAAGGGCACTACACTCGGTGGAGATGACGGTATCGCGGTGGCATATGCGCTTGCTATTTTGGACGATGACAGCCTGTCACATCCACGCCTTGAGTTTGTATGCACTGTATGCGAGGAGGTCGGCATGGAGGGTGCTACAGGCATCGATGTGTCTATGCTTAAGGGAAAGAAGCTTCTTAATATGGACAGCGAGGAGGAGGGAGTGATGCTCGCAAGCTGCGCCGGCGGATGCAGAGCCGATGTGAAGCTGCCTGTAGAGAGAGAGACAGTGAGCGGAACAAAGCTTACTGTGAGCTTATCAGGTCTCACCGGCGGACACTCAGGCTCAGAGATTGATAAGGGAAGGGGCAATGCCAATACTCTTATGTCCAGACTGCTTCGCGACGCATCGGCACCTGTAGCTATAGCTTCTATAGATGGCGGCAGAAAGGATAATGCCATTCCAAGAGAGTGTACTGCACAGATTATTGTAGCACCTGATGAGGCTGCGGCAGTGAAGGCTTCGATAGAACAGGCAGCAGCTGAGATTGCACAGGAGTTTAAGGCATCTGATCCTGACCTTAAGCTTACTGTGTCAGAGGAGACTGACTGTAGTGAGTCAGCTATAAGTGCAAAGGACAGCGCAAGGGTTATCGCACTTATCGAGGCACTGCCAAACGGCATCATCAGAATGAGCCGGGAAATCGATAAGCTTGTTGAGACCTCACTTAATCTGGGAGTTTTAAAATCAGACGATGCTGCTGTCACTTTAAGATACGCAGTCAGAAGCTCGGTCGGTGTGGCTAAAAAAAGCCTTAAGAACCAGCTTGTCTGCATAGCAGGCGCTTTTGCGGCAGAGGTTACATTTGAGGGCGATTATCCTGCATGGGAGTACAAGAAGGATTCAAAGCTCCGCGAGGATATGGTACGGATTTTTGAGGAGATGTATGGCAAAAAGCCTACAGTTGAGGCTATTCATGCCGGTGTCGAGTGCGGACTTTTAAGCGGCAAGATTGAAGGACTCGACTGCATATCAATGGGACCGGACATGTATGATATCCATACGACTGAGGAGAGGCTTTCCATATCCTCTGCAAAGAGGTCATATGAGTATATACTCAGAGTGATTGCGTGCAAATAA
- a CDS encoding AraC family transcriptional regulator, which produces MKNNNPPALGQKENAKHGEVFFPVQKYITRLAADYPVITTHWHDEAELTLITKGSCTYQIDLLEYEAKEGDIIFIPPLLLHSISIRDCDEFYSETYVFHINFLGGNNTDICSSRYLTPLINHEFAMPYLIAPKHPAYSSLCKCFMRITNLYSRQEFAYELALKAFLLQAIFLLLQYSEKNADFGVNTSSDKLKNVLDYIDVHYAESIQVAELAGLCYFSEYHFMRFFKKHMNMTCVQYINNVRLEKSVEQFERGNTSILDVSLSVGFHNLSYFHRAFKKRYHMTPLSFIKSLE; this is translated from the coding sequence ATGAAAAACAATAATCCGCCTGCCCTCGGGCAGAAAGAAAACGCAAAGCACGGAGAAGTATTTTTTCCCGTTCAGAAATATATAACAAGACTTGCAGCAGATTACCCTGTCATCACTACACACTGGCACGATGAGGCAGAGCTCACACTGATTACAAAGGGCTCATGCACCTATCAGATTGATTTGCTCGAATATGAAGCAAAGGAAGGCGATATCATCTTTATCCCGCCACTGCTGCTGCATTCCATTTCAATAAGGGACTGCGACGAATTTTACTCGGAAACGTATGTATTCCATATCAATTTTTTAGGTGGAAACAATACCGATATATGCTCTTCAAGATATCTGACTCCGCTAATCAACCATGAGTTTGCCATGCCTTACCTGATTGCACCGAAGCATCCGGCATATTCATCCCTTTGCAAATGCTTCATGCGCATAACAAATCTATACTCCCGTCAGGAATTCGCCTATGAGCTGGCTCTAAAGGCATTTCTGCTTCAGGCAATATTTCTATTGCTGCAATACAGTGAAAAAAATGCTGATTTTGGTGTCAACACATCCTCCGATAAGCTCAAAAATGTGCTCGATTACATCGATGTGCACTATGCCGAAAGCATCCAGGTTGCAGAGCTTGCCGGGCTTTGCTATTTCAGTGAATACCACTTCATGCGTTTCTTCAAAAAACACATGAACATGACCTGCGTGCAGTATATCAACAATGTGCGTCTTGAAAAATCCGTGGAACAGTTCGAGCGCGGCAACACCTCAATTTTAGATGTCTCACTGTCTGTCGGATTTCACAATCTGAGCTATTTTCACAGGGCATTTAAAAAGAGGTATCATATGACACCTCTTTCCTTTATCAAAAGCCTTGAATAA
- a CDS encoding glycoside hydrolase family 13 protein yields the protein MERKWWHDKVAYQIYPKSFLDTNGDGIGDLRGIISKLDYLKSLGIDIIWLSPIYKSPFVDQGYDISDYYAIAEEFGTMEEFDELLAEAKKRDMHIIMDLVINHCSDKHEWFQKALKDPDGEYADYFYFRKGKNGNPPSNYRSYFGGSCWEKVPGTDKYYLHMFAKEQPDLNWENEKLRQKLYEMINWWLDKGLSGFRIDAIINIKKNLDFPDFEPDAEDGLAACYKMVESAEGVGELLEELKNNTFKKYDAFTVGEVFNMKPEELPEFIGENGHFSTIFDFCAQCLSDGEHGWYDAPEIDFDTWRKAILGSQLETEKYGFKANIIENHDEPRGASRFLPKHAQNPAGIKMLGTVSVLLRGIPFIYQGQEIGMQNAKWNSIDEYDDISTKDQYKAALAAGLSKEQALAACGRMSRDNARTPMQWSDEANAGFTTAKPWLKVNENYKAINVAAQEKDPSSVLNYYRRLVALRKSDEYKELFTYGRCVPAYEDTDGIMAYYREDENKRVLVVANFGSKEAQIRLDGSVKKVLLSNTNDAEKSTVSVGASELKLESCEVLVVLVK from the coding sequence ATGGAGAGAAAATGGTGGCATGACAAGGTGGCATATCAGATTTATCCAAAGAGCTTTCTGGATACAAACGGTGACGGAATAGGAGATTTAAGAGGTATCATTTCAAAGCTGGATTATTTAAAATCGCTTGGAATTGACATCATATGGCTGTCTCCGATATATAAATCGCCATTTGTGGATCAGGGCTATGACATATCTGATTACTATGCGATAGCTGAAGAGTTCGGTACTATGGAGGAGTTTGATGAGCTCCTTGCCGAGGCAAAGAAGCGTGATATGCACATCATCATGGATCTGGTAATAAATCACTGCTCGGATAAGCACGAATGGTTTCAAAAGGCACTTAAGGATCCGGATGGAGAGTATGCTGATTACTTTTATTTCAGAAAAGGTAAAAACGGCAATCCGCCGAGCAATTACCGCTCTTATTTTGGCGGAAGCTGCTGGGAGAAGGTGCCGGGCACGGACAAGTATTATCTGCACATGTTTGCGAAGGAGCAGCCGGATTTAAACTGGGAGAATGAAAAGCTAAGACAAAAGCTTTATGAGATGATTAACTGGTGGCTTGATAAGGGCTTGTCAGGATTTAGAATAGATGCGATAATCAATATAAAGAAAAATCTTGATTTCCCTGATTTTGAGCCGGATGCAGAGGACGGACTGGCTGCCTGCTACAAGATGGTTGAAAGTGCAGAAGGTGTCGGAGAGCTCTTAGAGGAATTAAAGAACAATACATTTAAGAAGTATGATGCATTTACGGTTGGCGAGGTATTCAATATGAAGCCTGAGGAACTGCCGGAGTTTATCGGTGAGAATGGGCATTTTTCAACAATATTTGATTTTTGTGCACAGTGCTTAAGTGATGGAGAGCATGGCTGGTATGATGCACCGGAAATAGATTTTGACACATGGAGAAAGGCCATTCTTGGTTCACAGCTTGAGACAGAAAAGTACGGCTTTAAGGCCAATATCATAGAAAATCATGATGAGCCGAGAGGTGCCTCAAGATTTTTACCAAAGCATGCTCAAAATCCTGCCGGAATAAAGATGTTAGGAACTGTCAGCGTACTGCTTCGAGGCATTCCGTTTATATACCAGGGACAGGAAATCGGTATGCAAAATGCAAAATGGAACAGTATAGATGAGTATGACGATATCAGCACAAAGGATCAGTACAAGGCAGCACTTGCAGCAGGCTTATCAAAGGAGCAGGCACTTGCGGCCTGTGGAAGGATGAGCAGGGATAATGCAAGGACACCTATGCAGTGGAGTGATGAGGCAAATGCCGGTTTTACCACAGCAAAGCCATGGCTTAAGGTCAATGAAAACTATAAGGCTATCAATGTTGCGGCGCAGGAAAAGGATCCTTCATCTGTTTTGAACTATTACAGAAGGCTTGTGGCACTCAGAAAGTCAGATGAATATAAGGAGCTGTTCACCTACGGCAGATGTGTTCCGGCATATGAGGATACAGATGGTATCATGGCTTATTACAGAGAGGATGAAAATAAGCGAGTGCTGGTTGTGGCAAATTTTGGTAGTAAAGAGGCACAAATCAGGCTGGATGGCAGTGTGAAAAAGGTGCTTTTGTCCAACACAAATGATGCTGAAAAGAGCACTGTTTCAGTTGGAGCATCCGAGCTTAAGCTTGAAAGCTGTGAGGTTTTGGTGGTGCTTGTAAAATAG
- a CDS encoding glycoside hydrolase family 13 protein: MSKNNNEKWWKKAVVYQIYPKSFQDSNGDGFGDLQGIIKRLDYLETLGINAIWLSPVFKSPQADNGYDISDYRDIDPTFGSLDDMEELINEAKKHNIRIMMDLVLNHSSNEHRWFKEAKKSKDNPYHDYYIWRDGDEGVPPSDMKACFGGSAWEYVPEIGQYYFHQFLPEQPDLNWENPKVRRAIYDMILWWMDKGVGGFRLDVIDQIAKEPDKRITINGPRLQEYFKELSRETFQKGDLITVGEAWGADTERAKLYSNPDGSEFSMVFQFEHIGLDQKEGGEKWDLAPLPFKKLKKIMAHWQNELYNCGWNSLFWDNHDLPRIVSRWGNDREYRVESAKMLAILLHGMQGTPYIYQGEELGMTNVQYDIEDYKDCEIINMYHERLEKGYSKDEIMKSIYAKGRDNARTPMQWDDSANAGFTTGTPWIKVNDNYDKINAKSQVNDPDSIFSCYKKLVQLRKDYPVFVDGKFTLLLEDDENIFAYSRKNEEKTMIVVCNFFDKEIPMPLAKECEGMEVLISNYKDTSDMSVLRPYEARMYIR; the protein is encoded by the coding sequence ATGAGCAAAAACAATAACGAAAAATGGTGGAAAAAGGCGGTAGTTTACCAGATTTATCCAAAGAGCTTCCAGGATTCTAACGGAGACGGCTTTGGTGATTTACAGGGTATCATCAAAAGACTTGATTATCTTGAGACGCTTGGAATCAATGCAATCTGGCTTTCGCCGGTATTCAAATCACCGCAGGCGGACAACGGTTATGACATTTCGGATTACAGGGATATTGATCCGACGTTTGGCAGTCTCGATGATATGGAAGAGCTCATAAACGAGGCAAAGAAGCACAATATAAGGATTATGATGGATCTTGTCTTAAATCATTCTTCAAACGAACACAGGTGGTTCAAGGAGGCTAAAAAGAGCAAGGACAATCCATACCATGACTACTATATTTGGAGAGACGGAGATGAAGGCGTGCCGCCAAGTGATATGAAGGCTTGTTTCGGTGGAAGCGCATGGGAATATGTGCCGGAAATCGGACAGTATTATTTCCATCAGTTTTTACCGGAGCAGCCGGATTTAAACTGGGAGAATCCAAAGGTCAGAAGAGCAATCTACGATATGATTCTCTGGTGGATGGATAAGGGAGTCGGCGGCTTCAGACTTGATGTAATCGACCAGATAGCAAAAGAGCCGGACAAGAGAATCACCATAAACGGACCAAGGCTTCAGGAATATTTTAAGGAACTTAGCAGGGAGACCTTCCAGAAGGGCGACCTGATTACTGTAGGTGAGGCATGGGGCGCAGACACAGAGCGCGCAAAGCTTTACAGCAATCCGGATGGCAGCGAGTTTTCTATGGTGTTCCAGTTTGAGCACATAGGGCTTGACCAGAAGGAGGGCGGCGAGAAATGGGACCTTGCACCGCTTCCGTTTAAAAAGCTCAAAAAGATAATGGCTCACTGGCAGAATGAGCTCTACAACTGTGGCTGGAACAGTCTGTTCTGGGACAATCATGACCTGCCGCGTATCGTGTCAAGATGGGGCAATGACAGGGAGTACAGAGTGGAATCTGCAAAGATGCTTGCTATATTGCTGCACGGCATGCAGGGTACACCATACATCTATCAGGGCGAGGAGCTGGGCATGACAAATGTACAGTATGATATCGAGGATTATAAGGACTGTGAAATCATAAACATGTACCATGAGCGCCTTGAAAAAGGATACTCAAAGGATGAAATCATGAAGTCCATTTACGCAAAGGGCCGTGACAATGCAAGGACACCTATGCAGTGGGATGACTCGGCAAATGCCGGCTTCACCACAGGAACACCTTGGATAAAGGTAAATGACAATTACGACAAAATAAATGCCAAATCACAGGTGAATGACCCTGATTCAATCTTTAGCTGCTACAAGAAGCTTGTTCAGCTGAGAAAGGATTATCCGGTATTTGTTGATGGTAAATTTACACTTTTACTTGAGGATGATGAGAATATTTTTGCATACAGCAGAAAGAATGAAGAAAAAACCATGATTGTTGTGTGCAATTTCTTTGACAAGGAGATACCAATGCCGCTTGCAAAGGAGTGTGAGGGCATGGAGGTGCTGATTTCAAATTATAAGGATACCTCTGATATGTCAGTGCTCAGACCTTATGAGGCCAGGATGTATATACGATAG
- a CDS encoding NAD(P)/FAD-dependent oxidoreductase, whose product MFDIIIIGSGPAGLSAAIYAKRANLNVAIAEKEYEGTGQIAESGNVNNYLGLPNINGYDLGEKFREHAVSLDVEFIEKEAVQIEAVQNGEKEESAIYRVKFDDDTIAEARALIYTAGAYPRKAGVPGEDEYTGKGVSYCAICDGAFYKGKTAAVLGGGDTALDDALYLSDICEKVYLVHRRDSFRGAQSTVELLKQKENVELVLNETVTEIYGEKKPTGIKLKSGRTLAVDGVFVAYGSVPQSELIKNLVQLDERGYVVAGEDGITYAATKNGDHDRSVQPGLYVAGDVRTKTLRQVVTAVSDGANAATTAAEYLRDINGYKQNI is encoded by the coding sequence ATGTTTGATATAATAATAATAGGCAGTGGTCCGGCAGGACTGTCTGCAGCAATATATGCAAAGAGAGCCAATCTGAATGTGGCAATAGCAGAAAAAGAATACGAGGGGACAGGCCAGATAGCCGAGAGCGGAAATGTGAACAACTATCTGGGGCTTCCAAACATAAACGGATATGACCTGGGAGAAAAATTCAGGGAGCATGCAGTGTCTCTTGATGTAGAATTTATCGAAAAAGAAGCAGTGCAGATAGAAGCAGTGCAAAATGGTGAGAAAGAAGAATCAGCGATATACAGAGTGAAATTCGATGATGACACGATAGCAGAGGCAAGAGCGCTCATCTATACCGCAGGAGCATATCCGAGAAAGGCAGGAGTGCCGGGAGAGGATGAGTATACCGGTAAGGGAGTATCTTACTGCGCAATCTGTGACGGAGCATTCTATAAAGGAAAGACAGCCGCAGTGCTGGGCGGCGGAGATACCGCTTTGGATGATGCATTATATCTGTCCGATATATGTGAGAAGGTCTATCTGGTTCACAGAAGAGACAGCTTCCGCGGTGCACAGAGCACAGTTGAGCTCTTAAAGCAGAAAGAAAATGTAGAGCTTGTCCTAAACGAAACAGTGACAGAAATATATGGAGAAAAAAAGCCGACAGGCATAAAGCTTAAAAGTGGCAGGACACTGGCTGTAGACGGAGTATTCGTGGCATACGGCTCAGTACCGCAGTCAGAGCTTATAAAGAATCTGGTGCAGCTCGATGAGAGAGGATATGTAGTGGCAGGTGAGGACGGCATCACATATGCTGCAACAAAAAATGGTGACCATGATAGAAGCGTCCAGCCGGGACTGTATGTGGCGGGAGATGTCCGTACCAAGACACTGCGTCAGGTGGTAACCGCAGTATCTGACGGAGCAAATGCCGCAACGACAGCCGCAGAGTATTTAAGGGACATTAATGGCTATAAACAAAATATATAA
- a CDS encoding O-acetylhomoserine aminocarboxypropyltransferase/cysteine synthase family protein, which translates to MRFNTSLLHAGVTKEANGSTLPPVYQTSAFEQERAADLEKIFENKAPGYCYTRVANPTITAFENRITKLEGGIASVACASGMAALMNTFLNILSSGDELISSASLYGGTIDLFHDLEAFGITTRYVENNNWQQIEDSINEHTRLIFAETIGNPCLDVTDIEKLAEIAHAHDIPLVVDNTTSTAYLIQVLKHGADIVVNSSSKYINGSSNAISGILTDSGKFKWDKNRYPGFADYVKYGPMAFVAKLRNSLFRNMGACLAPVNAYLNIIGLETLGLRMERECSNALGLASWIENNYPDIKVNYPGLCSSKWHEIAKKQLTNGYGAILTIRVGSKEKAFKFIDSLTIPYTLSNIGDTKTLVIHPGSTISLHSTDKQKEDAGVFEDLIRVSVGIEDIDDLKEDFAQAFLNIAD; encoded by the coding sequence ATGAGATTTAATACAAGCTTACTTCATGCCGGCGTGACAAAAGAGGCAAATGGCTCTACACTGCCACCGGTATATCAGACAAGCGCCTTCGAGCAGGAGCGCGCGGCAGATCTGGAAAAAATATTTGAAAACAAAGCTCCGGGCTACTGTTACACAAGAGTTGCCAATCCTACGATTACAGCTTTTGAGAACAGAATAACAAAGCTCGAGGGAGGAATAGCATCGGTGGCATGCGCATCAGGCATGGCAGCACTGATGAATACCTTCTTAAATATACTAAGCAGTGGAGATGAGCTCATCTCAAGCGCCAGCCTCTACGGTGGCACAATAGATTTGTTCCATGATCTTGAGGCCTTCGGCATCACAACCAGATATGTCGAGAACAACAACTGGCAGCAGATAGAGGACAGCATCAATGAGCATACCAGACTGATTTTTGCAGAGACTATCGGTAATCCCTGTCTGGATGTCACAGATATTGAGAAGCTTGCAGAGATAGCACACGCACATGATATACCGCTTGTAGTTGACAATACCACATCGACAGCTTACCTGATACAGGTTTTAAAGCATGGAGCTGATATCGTGGTCAATTCATCTTCCAAATATATCAATGGAAGCAGCAATGCAATCAGTGGTATTCTGACAGACTCAGGTAAGTTCAAATGGGACAAGAACAGATATCCGGGGTTTGCAGATTATGTGAAGTATGGACCTATGGCATTTGTCGCAAAGCTGAGAAACAGTCTTTTCAGAAATATGGGTGCCTGTTTAGCTCCGGTGAATGCATACTTAAATATTATAGGACTTGAGACACTCGGTCTTAGAATGGAAAGAGAATGCTCTAATGCACTCGGGCTTGCGTCGTGGATAGAAAACAATTATCCTGACATAAAGGTTAATTATCCGGGGCTTTGTAGCAGCAAATGGCATGAAATAGCAAAAAAACAGCTCACAAACGGCTATGGAGCAATCCTTACAATCAGGGTTGGCAGCAAGGAAAAGGCATTTAAATTTATAGACAGCCTGACGATTCCATACACACTCAGCAATATCGGAGATACAAAGACACTTGTCATTCATCCGGGCTCCACAATCAGTCTTCACAGCACAGATAAGCAGAAGGAGGATGCAGGAGTATTTGAGGATCTTATAAGAGTCAGTGTGGGTATCGAGGATATAGATGACCTCAAGGAGGATTTTGCACAGGCTTTTTTAAATATAGCTGATTAA